From Anaerococcus urinomassiliensis:
CGTTGTTACTACTGTTTCGCTAGTGAGACCTCCTCGGGTAAGGGCATGTTCTTTCCTCTCATATATCTGCCACATTTACATTTACGTATTCCGTGTAGTTATTGGACTTTGGCTTGTAATGCAGTCTTATCCTACGTACCTGCCTTATGTAGTTTCTGTTCGTCAGACCAAGAGTTTGCCTAGGGCTTCCTTCAGATTCCACCTCACGATGGACACCCTTGCCTTTGGCTATGTGTTTCCCACTACCGGGCACACTTAGGACTTTCACCTGTTAGAATATGCTCATGCCGAGCGCACATTAAAAATCCCAAGATCTCAAAACGATCTTGGGATTTTATATTTCGAGGTAATCATACTTTAAAATATTTCCTCAAAAGCTTTTTGTATGCATTATCAATTTCTTCTTGAATTTTTGCATCTTCTATAACTTTTTTAGCTTCTTTTACATCGTCAGCTAATTTTTCTTTTAACTTGCTATTTTTTTCTATATTATTTATTAATTTTTCAAGTTTACTAATGTTTAGTTTATTTTTCTTTGTTTCTAGCTTAGTCGATGCATCTTTTAGGTTAGATATTGCATTTTCTACTTGATTCTTGCTTGGAGAATTGTCTCTTAAAACATTTTCTGCTTCTGTTATAGCATTGCTGTAGTTTTTCACAGATTCTTCTGTGTAGTTAACAGTATTCAATTTTGAAAAAATTTCCTTGTTGGTTTTTACTAGGGTCTCAAGATTGCCCTTGTCAACAACTCCATCTTTTCTTAAGCTAAAGACAGCTCTAGCTAAGTTAGTTTTTGCTCCGTTTACTTCTTTTTGGCTTGCGTTTTGATTATTAATGACTTTTTTTGCTTCATCTATTGCATTTTTAAGTTTTCCTTTGGAGTCTTTTGTATAGCCGTTCATTCTCAAGTATTTATTAGCCTGATTAATAGACTTTTCTAAGCTACTTTTGTCCACCGGATCAATTTTTATGGTAAATGTTCTCCTATTTTGTCCATTCTCGGATTCTAGGATTATTACTTTGGTCAATTGATCGACATCTACTAAAGTATATGAAGCATTTTCTTTGGTTTTGATTTCTATGTCAGGGCTTTTGCTATGGCTTAGATACTCATCTGCATTCATTTCTTCTTTTGTCAGTTCGTAGTCATCTATTATTAGGCTTTCAAATTCTGTTGACTCATAGCTTTCTTTGCTTGAGGATGCCTGTCTGATTTCAAGTTCTGATACGGCCATTGGATTTTCATCATTTCTTAGGCCGATTTTTATAAATGTAGCTTGAGTAGGATTAAAAGTTAGGTTGTATTTTAATATGCCATCGCTTTGTTCGCTAATTTCTGTTTTTGCATTTACTTCCTTATAGGAGTCTTTGGCTCCCGTTTCTGACATATATACGCCAAGTTTTTCAGCTCCTTTATATTGACTATTTTGGGCAAAGTATAGGTCTATTTGACCAATTACTTGTTGTGTCGCGTATTCAAATATCAAATTTGCATCCTTTTTGCCAGATTCGAAATTTTTGATATTGGTCCATACATTTTCATCAGTTGGAGCTTTGATATCTATTTTACCGTCTACTAAGGCTTCTAATTTTCCTGAGTTTTTATCTTCTTCTAGGTCATGGGTCATTCTTATAGTATCTTTGGCAATATTTGCTCCTAATTTGACGGTTGGATCTGTGATTCTTATACTTGATGTTAGGTTGTAAGTTTTGCCAAAAATATTCGCTTTGCCTTTTTTTATAAGAATTCCAGGTCTTGAAACTTCTTCTTGCGTAATATCTTCCCATTGTACATTAAAAGCTTGGTCTATTATTTGTCCCTTATTATTAATGGCAAGTCTACTTTTTGCCAAATCTGGTATTACTCCAACTAAGCTTGATGTTGAATGATTTAATAGGGCAGATATTTCTTCAACTACTGTCAGTTTTACAGATATTTCGTCATTGTATTCTGTTAACCCTTTAATTTCATAAGAAGCAGGTCTATCAAAGACACTAGGGTCTATCTCTTGCCAATTAACCTTAGCTGAAACTTCACTACCATCTGCCATTATCGCAGGTATTGTTTCTGGTAAGTTTAATGAGCTACCTTGTTTTACCATGTAGTTCTTGGATAAATTGTAGTAAACTACACCTTGATAATCACTATCGTCATCACTAGCTTGTGAATTTATTGTTATGGTTTTGCTTATATCCCCACTAGATGCCGTAATATTAATTGGGCCTTGATCATGGGTGGATTTTACTATTGCCACTAACCTACCAGCTAAGGCATTTCTATTGCCAGAATCATAAGGTTGATGGTCTGCTTGGTGTCCATTATCTAGTCCCATAAGAATTCCATTGCCATCAACATTTACACTTACATTGTCATTTGCAGTAGGAACTATGTTTCCCTTATCATCTATTAGGTCAATTGTTATATAGGATAAGTCATTGTTGTCAGCTTTGATTGTTTCTCTATCAGCACTTAAATTTATATTTGTAAATTCTCCTGTTGTTTCCACCTTGTTTCTTCCAACAGTATCACTTACAATTTCATCGCCTCTGTAGCCAACGGCTTCTAGCAAGCCATCTTCGTAATCCAAATTAAATTCTCCGTATAGGGCTTTGAAATCGTCCTTTCCATCTACTGTTTTATAGGTAAATCCACCAGGGGTATGTTTTTCTACAAATTCTTGCCTACCTATTAGCCTTTTCTCTCCATTTTCTGGTGTGAAATATAATTCCACTTTGTCTAAATTTGTATAAACTACTATAGGTACATTTTTATCCCCTGATACTGCATCCTTATTCCAAGCTGGAAGAATGTGCAATGTGTCTACCTTGTCATTCCATTGAGATTGGTAGAAATAGTAGGAATCTTTAGCAAGCCCTGCTGTATCGATTATTCCAAAGTATGATGATTTTGATGATGGCCAACTTCCTTGAGCTCCAGGTGTTATTCCATTCCATGGGGTTGGTTCTCCTAGGTAGTCAAAACCAGTCCATACAGCTTCGCCCATGACAAAGTCACGTGTAATAACGTCATACCAAGCTTCTGCTGCTAACGCTCCCCAACCAACTCTAGAATTGTCATATGATGTTAGAAGCTTATCAGAAGGAGTTTCAGGAGAGTAATTAAATGAACCAGTCCTTGTATAAACACCTCTGGAGTTTACTGATGATGCTGTTTCTGAGCCAAATAAGGTCCAGTTTGGATAGCTGCTGTGG
This genomic window contains:
- a CDS encoding sugar-binding domain-containing protein, which codes for MKKTSVKLLAILTSLGLLAPGFARPVFAKNENVIISDVEKYYVSDYSGKREQNFNDNWKFALGEQLNAQNVNFNDASWTNVDLPHDYSLIQDYSTSAEAESGYKPGGIGWYRKSFNIPSLEEAKRYFINFDAVYMNSTTYINGHKLGDHPYGYTPFSYDLTPYLKQGENIIAVRVDNDIPTSRWYSGSGISRTVTLVTTNDLHIGHNGIKIETPKLADEYAGNVTMDIKTKLENQSDHERVVTLEHRLLDTDGNVVGESTKESIKISAKSSIEDEQGLIASNIKLWDVDNPNLYKIESKIIENGEDVDLVDTDYGFRWIETSKDRGFFLNGENIKLKGVCMHHDQGALGARQYYRAIERQVEILKDMGVNLIRVTHNPASKELIDIANKHGMLLIDEAFDGWVMAKNLNKNDYSKYFENQIGENEMLATKPDMTWAEYDIKAMVARDMNSPSVVMYSMGNEVIEGTARIRRSEYPAIMQNLVKWAKEVDPTRFVTMGDNQLKDGLAGDIVDQANIITDAGGIVGLNYAGGNRYDTIHSSYPNWTLFGSETASSVNSRGVYTRTGSFNYSPETPSDKLLTSYDNSRVGWGALAAEAWYDVITRDFVMGEAVWTGFDYLGEPTPWNGITPGAQGSWPSSKSSYFGIIDTAGLAKDSYYFYQSQWNDKVDTLHILPAWNKDAVSGDKNVPIVVYTNLDKVELYFTPENGEKRLIGRQEFVEKHTPGGFTYKTVDGKDDFKALYGEFNLDYEDGLLEAVGYRGDEIVSDTVGRNKVETTGEFTNINLSADRETIKADNNDLSYITIDLIDDKGNIVPTANDNVSVNVDGNGILMGLDNGHQADHQPYDSGNRNALAGRLVAIVKSTHDQGPINITASSGDISKTITINSQASDDDSDYQGVVYYNLSKNYMVKQGSSLNLPETIPAIMADGSEVSAKVNWQEIDPSVFDRPASYEIKGLTEYNDEISVKLTVVEEISALLNHSTSSLVGVIPDLAKSRLAINNKGQIIDQAFNVQWEDITQEEVSRPGILIKKGKANIFGKTYNLTSSIRITDPTVKLGANIAKDTIRMTHDLEEDKNSGKLEALVDGKIDIKAPTDENVWTNIKNFESGKKDANLIFEYATQQVIGQIDLYFAQNSQYKGAEKLGVYMSETGAKDSYKEVNAKTEISEQSDGILKYNLTFNPTQATFIKIGLRNDENPMAVSELEIRQASSSKESYESTEFESLIIDDYELTKEEMNADEYLSHSKSPDIEIKTKENASYTLVDVDQLTKVIILESENGQNRRTFTIKIDPVDKSSLEKSINQANKYLRMNGYTKDSKGKLKNAIDEAKKVINNQNASQKEVNGAKTNLARAVFSLRKDGVVDKGNLETLVKTNKEIFSKLNTVNYTEESVKNYSNAITEAENVLRDNSPSKNQVENAISNLKDASTKLETKKNKLNISKLEKLINNIEKNSKLKEKLADDVKEAKKVIEDAKIQEEIDNAYKKLLRKYFKV